In Clostridium swellfunianum, a genomic segment contains:
- a CDS encoding ABC transporter ATP-binding protein, whose protein sequence is MNVAIQIENLVKSYGSNTVIKDISFAVNRGEIFALLGTNGAGKTTTLECIEGIRKYEGGNITINGTVGVQLQSSSLPANIKAIEAYRLFCKWNKAQINLELFNIFELQQLKDKQYKEMSTGQKRRLHLALALIGNPDIIFLDEPTAGLDVEGRVSLHSQIRKLKEQGKTIIMASHDMAEVESLCDRIAILKDGKIVFIGITTELTREMGKQCRILIKTERPLKNADCEQGYWVFTSENIGDTLYELLETCKLTQNIVLDVKIERTTLEQIFMDIAREGKS, encoded by the coding sequence ATGAATGTAGCTATTCAAATTGAAAATTTAGTAAAAAGCTACGGATCGAATACTGTCATCAAAGACATCTCTTTTGCTGTAAATCGTGGTGAAATTTTTGCCTTGCTTGGTACAAATGGAGCAGGAAAAACAACCACTCTTGAATGTATTGAAGGTATTCGAAAATATGAGGGTGGAAATATTACAATAAACGGAACAGTGGGGGTGCAGCTTCAATCCTCATCGCTTCCTGCAAATATTAAGGCAATAGAGGCATATAGATTGTTTTGCAAATGGAACAAGGCGCAAATAAATCTTGAACTGTTTAATATTTTTGAACTCCAACAATTAAAAGATAAACAATATAAAGAAATGTCTACAGGTCAAAAAAGGCGCTTGCATCTAGCGCTTGCACTCATAGGTAATCCTGACATCATATTCCTTGATGAACCTACTGCGGGACTAGATGTAGAGGGAAGGGTGTCCCTCCATTCACAAATAAGAAAATTAAAAGAACAAGGAAAAACCATTATTATGGCAAGCCACGATATGGCGGAGGTGGAAAGCCTTTGCGATAGAATTGCTATTCTCAAAGATGGTAAGATTGTTTTTATAGGCATAACAACCGAGCTAACCCGTGAAATGGGAAAGCAATGCAGAATTCTCATCAAGACTGAAAGACCACTGAAAAACGCTGACTGCGAACAAGGATATTGGGTATTTACTTCTGAAAATATAGGGGATACCTTGTATGAATTGCTTGAAACCTGCAAGCTAACACAAAATATAGTTCTTGACGTAAAAATTGAAAGAACTACGCTTGAACAGATATTTATGGACATAGCAAGGGAGGGAAAATCATGA
- a CDS encoding MerR family transcriptional regulator, producing the protein MQNKELMTVGELAKKMDTTVRTLQYYDKEGVLKPSAQSEGGRRLYSNKDMVKLHQILSMKFLGFSLDDIKNRLISLDTPQEVANLLNEQAKIIKKKISSLTEALSAIEALQDEVKQMHIVDFEKYADIIKLLQMKNENYWVIKLFDDKLMTHIRKNFTEDSGRALFMKWESLCQETAQLKIEGETPESDRGQEIAKEWWNMIMEFTGGDMSMIPELNRFNENKKDWNKQYGETQAVADEFIGKALNVYFQNQGIVIPNMGVSE; encoded by the coding sequence ATGCAAAATAAAGAGCTTATGACGGTGGGCGAACTTGCAAAAAAAATGGATACCACCGTTCGTACCTTGCAATACTACGACAAAGAAGGGGTGTTAAAACCATCTGCACAAAGTGAAGGTGGTAGGAGGCTTTATAGCAATAAAGATATGGTTAAGCTTCATCAGATTTTATCTATGAAGTTTTTGGGGTTTTCACTAGACGATATAAAAAACCGATTAATATCTCTTGATACCCCCCAAGAGGTGGCAAATCTTTTGAATGAACAGGCAAAAATCATTAAGAAAAAAATATCAAGTCTCACAGAGGCTCTATCGGCAATAGAAGCTTTGCAAGATGAAGTTAAACAAATGCATATTGTAGACTTTGAGAAATATGCTGATATTATCAAACTATTACAGATGAAAAATGAAAACTACTGGGTTATTAAATTGTTTGATGACAAACTCATGACACACATTAGAAAAAATTTTACAGAGGATTCCGGAAGAGCACTTTTTATGAAATGGGAAAGCTTGTGCCAGGAAACTGCACAGCTTAAAATTGAAGGTGAAACTCCAGAAAGCGATAGGGGGCAAGAAATTGCTAAAGAGTGGTGGAACATGATAATGGAGTTTACAGGTGGCGATATGAGTATGATTCCGGAGCTTAATAGGTTCAACGAAAACAAAAAAGACTGGAATAAACAGTACGGAGAGACACAGGCCGTGGCTGATGAGTTTATTGGTAAGGCATTGAATGTTTATTTTCAAAATCAAGGGATAGTAATTCCGAATATGGGGGTATCAGAGTGA
- a CDS encoding helix-turn-helix transcriptional regulator: protein MKNRLEELRKIRGIKQEELAEALEVSRQTIGSLENGRYNPSIVLAFKIAKYFNLAIEDIFIYEEE from the coding sequence TTGAAAAACAGATTAGAAGAGTTAAGAAAGATAAGAGGAATTAAGCAGGAAGAATTGGCAGAGGCTTTAGAAGTTTCAAGGCAGACAATAGGCTCACTTGAAAACGGAAGATACAACCCTTCAATTGTACTCGCTTTTAAAATTGCAAAATACTTTAACTTAGCCATAGAAGACATTTTTATTTACGAGGAGGAATAA
- a CDS encoding NUDIX hydrolase, translating to MKEIFAKPAAGAIIEKTVNDRKYILIQDRNKGNETVETGMIEIPAGKVREYENIFDALRREVSEETGLKVVEIEGEEEKIVSFDTGYETISYMPFCSTQNLSGGYSIILQTFICHAEGELLKKTNETSNIRWALLSDLEAMLIAKPEKFYPMHINALRKYIANNHTQ from the coding sequence ATGAAAGAAATATTTGCTAAACCAGCAGCAGGTGCAATAATTGAAAAAACAGTTAATGATAGAAAATATATTTTAATTCAAGACAGGAACAAGGGTAATGAAACTGTTGAAACTGGAATGATTGAAATTCCAGCAGGGAAGGTAAGAGAGTATGAGAATATATTTGATGCTTTAAGGCGTGAGGTTTCAGAAGAAACTGGCTTAAAGGTAGTTGAAATAGAAGGAGAAGAAGAGAAAATAGTTTCATTTGACACCGGTTATGAAACAATTAGCTACATGCCCTTTTGTTCCACACAAAACTTATCAGGCGGGTATTCTATAATATTGCAGACATTTATTTGCCATGCAGAAGGTGAATTATTAAAGAAAACAAACGAGACAAGCAACATTCGATGGGCGTTATTGTCGGACCTAGAAGCCATGCTTATAGCAAAACCTGAAAAATTTTATCCTATGCACATTAATGCTCTTAGAAAGTATATTGCTAATAACCATACACAATGA
- a CDS encoding CPBP family intramembrane glutamic endopeptidase, with amino-acid sequence MNVINTLINEFIGVTSNVLLFSVIPLVWYIIREKSSKGFFYSIGIYKPQKMNLFAMIIIIAAVYLVTLLANVLVIKLGYSGRSIVNTHEFTLLSFFIYLLLYGLKTGIAEEVFFRGFVAKKLIKNLGFSKGNVVQAVVFALPHFVIRGSASLLDIIVRIINAFLLGYTFGYIMDRKSNGSIIPVMISHILINMTSSLILSMIL; translated from the coding sequence ATGAATGTAATCAATACACTCATTAATGAATTTATTGGTGTTACATCTAATGTTTTGTTGTTCTCAGTTATACCACTTGTTTGGTATATAATTAGAGAAAAATCATCAAAGGGATTTTTCTATTCAATAGGTATTTATAAGCCTCAGAAAATGAATCTTTTCGCGATGATTATTATTATTGCTGCAGTATACTTAGTAACATTATTAGCTAATGTTTTGGTAATTAAATTAGGGTATAGTGGAAGAAGTATTGTTAATACACATGAATTCACATTATTATCATTTTTCATATATCTTTTGCTCTATGGCTTGAAAACAGGTATAGCTGAAGAAGTTTTTTTTAGGGGATTTGTTGCAAAGAAACTTATTAAAAATCTTGGATTTTCAAAGGGAAATGTTGTTCAGGCTGTCGTGTTTGCTTTACCACATTTCGTAATACGAGGTTCAGCATCATTATTAGATATCATTGTACGAATTATAAATGCTTTTTTGTTAGGATACACATTTGGATATATTATGGATAGAAAAAGTAATGGAAGCATTATTCCAGTTATGATTTCTCATATACTTATCAATATGACATCAAGTTTAATATTGTCTATGATTCTATAG
- a CDS encoding ABC transporter permease, translating to MSAFLYGVFLQWKLDMRNKGVLLTYYVVPLVFFAFMGGIFSSINPEAKNTLIQSMTVFGVTMGAILGAPTPLVELYGSEIKKAYKVGGIPLWVAAVNNFISAFIHLYIMSLVILLIAPLAFDAKTPENVALYFLALGIFIFVCLTVGTGLGLLIKSTSKLTMVSQFIFLPSIMLAGIMFPVSMLPKVLATLSRIFPATWGFKLLTSKDFDVNILIPLVVIMFVSIYISYYKLLRINLE from the coding sequence ATGAGTGCATTTTTATATGGAGTGTTTCTACAGTGGAAACTTGACATGAGAAACAAAGGCGTATTGCTTACCTATTATGTAGTACCGCTTGTATTCTTTGCTTTTATGGGCGGAATTTTTTCATCAATTAACCCTGAAGCAAAGAATACGTTAATTCAATCTATGACGGTGTTCGGAGTAACCATGGGAGCAATTTTAGGAGCACCTACACCATTAGTAGAATTGTATGGTAGCGAAATAAAAAAAGCCTACAAGGTGGGGGGGATACCATTATGGGTAGCAGCAGTAAACAATTTTATCTCAGCTTTTATTCATCTTTACATTATGAGTCTTGTGATATTGCTTATAGCGCCACTTGCCTTTGATGCAAAAACCCCTGAAAATGTAGCTCTTTATTTTCTAGCTCTTGGAATATTTATTTTTGTTTGTTTGACAGTGGGGACGGGATTAGGGCTGCTTATCAAAAGCACATCAAAGCTTACAATGGTGTCACAGTTTATATTCCTACCCTCAATTATGCTGGCTGGAATCATGTTCCCTGTAAGTATGCTTCCAAAAGTACTTGCAACCTTAAGTAGAATTTTTCCTGCCACATGGGGATTTAAGCTTTTGACAAGTAAAGATTTTGATGTCAACATTTTAATACCGCTTGTCGTTATAATGTTTGTATCGATTTATATCAGCTATTATAAGTTATTAAGAATTAATCTAGAATAA